The following are from one region of the Myotis daubentonii chromosome 2, mMyoDau2.1, whole genome shotgun sequence genome:
- the LOC132226731 gene encoding coiled-coil domain-containing protein 70-like, with product MAASESKRPKRGKICRMFSTFFSCIRGQNKPKRESQTVKKNLRRDNKMTRNENNALRGENRRLWAENKALRRENKSARMENQAIRQRNQTLQEENQDLWAASAVFFKTPKTPWQRLNVLSSEAKSYWQQNNALKAQSKALWEQEVAFRNEAKALQEEIRSLQENIKGLQHQKRALRLEELALRKEGAALELEEQALWKVEQALRQENQALREESDALQEEIKALLEEAQVLGLWNRVLRGKESNHARWGDAH from the coding sequence ATGGCTGCCTCGGAATCAAAGCGGCCCAAACGAGGGAAGATCTGTCGCATGTTCTCGACGTTTTTCTCCTGCATCCGAGGTCAAAATAAGCCCAAACGGGAGTCTCAGACGGTGAAGAAAAACCTCCGGAGGGACAACAAGATGACCCGGAACGAGAACAACGCTCTCCGAGGAGAAAACCGGCGCCTGTGGGCAGAGAACAAGGCCCTGCGGAGAGAGAACAAAAGCGCCCGCATGGAGAACCAGGCGATCCGGCAGAGGAACCAGACCCTGCAGGAGGAGAACCAGGACCTGTGGGCGGCGAGCGCCGTGTTCTTCAAGACCCCCAAGACCCCGTGGCAGAGGCTCAACGTGCTGAGCTCGGAGGCGAAGTCTTACTGGCAGCAGAACAACGCCCTGAAGGCTCAGAGCAAGGCGCTCTGGGAGCAGGAGGTGGCCTTCCGCAACGAGGCGAAGGCCCTGCAGGAGGAAATCAGGTCCCTGCAGGAGAACATCAAGGGCCTGCAGCACCAGAAGCGCGCCCTGCGGCTGGAGGAGCTGGCCCTGCGCAAGGAAGGAGCGGCGCTGGAGCTGGAGGAGCAGGCCCTGTGGAAGGTGGAGCAGGCCCTGCGCCAGGAGAACCAGGCCCTCCGAGAGGAAAGCGATGCCCTGCAAGAGGAGATAAAAGCCCTCCTGGAGGAGGCGCAGGTGCTGGGGCTGTGGAACAGGGTTCTCCGGGGGAAAGAGAGCAACCATGCTCGCTGGGGAGATGCCCACTGA